The genomic window aaataatgagctaaaATGCCCTTTACATTTAAGGGGAACTGCAGAGAAGGGTGATCAGTGTAAGAAAAGTGTTCTCGGAATCTAAATTTCTATTATATTTCCTCCACATTAGCCTCCGTTAGAGGTAGTGGAGTTTGGTTGGTAGTGGAGGCAGATCAGATAGGACCAGAATGGTATTAAGCCAAATTGTCACTAAACAGATTtttccattaaactgttttgctttcattatCTCTTGGACTAGTTTCTGGCAACACAGCAATgtaacacatgcaaacaaatcAGCAAAGAAGGTGTCTCCAAGAAAgctgaaaaatacacaaaacacatctgAAAAACCTTTGTGCAggcaaaaaagtaatttttttgtgttttttctttcatgggTTTGCACGTCTGTTCATAATGAAACGGGTATGAACTGACTCAAACGTCATCAACAATACATGGAGCAACATGAGGGAATAATGCTTACACAATGTCATTGAGCTCCAGCCTGGTGTCGGGAGAAGGGTTAATCAGGACGTAGGACAGAGTGTTTTGGTGATCATTCTGCTcatctgaaacacaaacataatcCCAATCAGTGACCTGGGAAAAGTCTGCATCTCATGATcaaatttcttaaaatgttttattgtaaaaaaggatataacatcataaaataaaagtgacattgatggtttgttttacacacagaatatacaacataaaaaatattaaggAATCGTTaactctctcatacacacacattcacacactacaaatgatggaaaaaaacaatatggcTTCTCTAAGATGATTAATGTTCAGATTTTAGATAATAAGTAAGCGGCTGCCAGATCTTAAGTTTATCCTTTAGCAAAAAACCTTATTATTTCAAGGTGCAGTGTATTGATCAACTGATTAAGCCACTGATTGACTGTGGggactttcttcttcttctagtgAATTATAATTTAAGTTGCAATACACGACATTCAGgcactagatgtcgcactatagcaccaacatctcagaccaaaacaaactaGGCAGTCCTGATCAAATAaggatcaagattctgttactgcattgcctgtttctcacctcaaatgttttcagaaacatattttagtgtactgtttagctgtaatttgacaAAGTTTGTGACATGGCCACCATCTTGGAAATGGACGTGGAGAACacggagggactcacatgcactaacatgcacgctcacatgcactaacatgtcGTGCGGCCGGACCAGCTACccaaacaaagaacagagaagcttggataacacacacagagggagtgtgacttcattctctgctcaggatgCTATTACTacactatatctttacataacAAACAGGCCTTGTTGTTTactgacatccagtgaggctgaatgtcatttattgcacctttaagttttttttgtctgtaattaAGTTAATTAAGAAAATGAGATATTATTATGTCTTCCTAAATTTGATTGTTCCATGTGTTTATCAGGCATTGTAAAGAGGAATCTAAAGATCCCAGTTTACTAGGATAAAACACCAGGATTTGATTGAAGAGGAAGATCAGAGTTATGAACTAATTTCTACCTGATCTTTACTTAAATGCTTACCTTGTAGGTATCCCAGATTGACTCTGTTCATGACGTCACTGGCTGTCAGATTAGTTAGGTCttctaaaaacaacagttagacAAGAAACAGACAAACTTTTAAGCAGAGGCAGACATAAAAGTTTGAGAAATGAAGACACTGAGCATCTATAAAAACAGTTCTCAGCCCTAGTGCTCAGCTGAATATGTTCCAGAAGTTAGAGATGAGTCCATCCTCACCATATCCTGAAGTGGGGAGGCCCAGGTGCCTCATGCGGTTGCGGACCAGCTCAGACAGCTCCTCCCTTTCAGAGCGTCGGTAGAGGTTGAGGCGCTGCTGAGCAATGCGTTGGGTGTGGTCCTTGCTCGAGTCCCGGTTCACCCCCTGCCACCTAACACTTTTCTTACTCAGACGCCGTGCCCACTGCATGCTCTTCTTCCTCAGCAGGGGGTGATCTGACGGGTCGTTGCTCTGAGATTCGTCACCCCTGTCCTTCGTGTCCTCACACTCATCAACGCTGACTGACACCTGAGACTGAGGTGGGGAGACAGGAGGTTACCTTTAAGACCAGGATGCTCATCATTATAAAAGTtcaaaaatagcaaaaacaatCATTCTcatatgaggtatttttatatgctACAATTGATTATTTATGTGTCAATATTCTGCTATAAGCCACAAACTCATTTGTAATAAAAGTGGTCTCACATTGAAGATGGATATTTAACATCTTGTGTGAGATCTCACCTCAGAAGTAGAGAAAATGTGTGACTCTGTCCGATATATCCCAATAGGAATTTCTGCACTAGAGGAGCAGAGCTTCTGGAAAAGTCTGCCATAAGTACTAATCCATAGATCTTCCTCAGTTACTTTCATCTGgaacaagagaaaaacattcaatttgGTAAACTGTTACAGatcatttccttctttttaCAGATGATTTTCTTTCTATCTAACTCACAGCACAGAGGTATCCTGATCCTGGTGTGGTGTCCAGTCCCAGCAGCAGCCTTGCAATAAGGATCATGTAGTCCTTCACAAAAGACTGATAAGAAATCACAGAAAGaatatcttttcatttgtttattacaGCTAAAAACACATTGTACATAAAGAAACTTGAGTGAAAGTCCTATCCACAACTGAACACAAGAGGGCACTTTTGCTTTGTGAAGGTAATGCTCCTCTGTTTCTTCAGATGATGCTGTTTCTCAGCTGCCGTAAGACACATTAATTCCTGTCACCTGATATTGAAAAGAGTCATTTGAGGCTTCAGTGCTTTTAGCTGTAGTTTTGTACCAACCTGGTAAAGCAGGGTGTCCAGCATGCTGATACTGAACACTCTGCCAGCAGCGAAAGGTAGGCGAAACATGAAGGCCAAGTTGGAGCCTTTATCGCGCTCCTTCTGTGGGGGAACATCAGGACATGCACAAAGCACAGTAAAGGTGAATTACATATAAAGGtctttcatttttctgacaGTCTAGAAAGTCAGATggaaatggcagaaaaatatctggctacattaaaaaaaaatctactctTAATAATTAATGTTCATACTTCATACCATCAATACCACACTTGACATATCTCTTGTATGTCTTACTTTCTCCAGCTTGGAGAGAGCCAATGAATAGCAATCCTTAGCTCTGAACTGCATGAACCTCATGTTAGATGGATGAGTAAGCTCTGTGATGATGCTGAGACTGGGAAACAACCTGGAATGAGAGAGAAGGGCATTACATTAAAGGATatgataaaaaaatgaattaaagaaTGAGGAAATAGATGAGTCAGAGTCAGAGGATGAGACTAAACATCACAGTTGATTGATTTCCAAAAATTAAAGACCATGTCAGGAGTAATAtatgagaaaaatgtaattaattaccTGAACATTGTCTGTACGTTGACAATAGTTTTGGCATCAGCCATGTAATCCTCCTCAGCACTCATTGTACTCTCTTTATCCACAACAACCAAATTATCTGCGTATATGATGCCACACTGCAGCAGGCTGTCtagactgaaacacacacaaacattgagCAGATCGAAAGCAGATATCAATTTGCCTGAAATATACTGCACATCCAATTCAATCTCAGAGACGAAGAACTCCTATTAAATATATGTTaagtagaaaataaatgtaatgcaCCAGCACCAGGTgggacacaccttcccatccACTTGAATGGGAACGTGTGTCCAagcttttgactggtactgtgtaATAAAATTATAATGGAAAGCAGAAAGTTATACGACCATATAAATCTTACTTGTCTATGGTTCCAGCCATGTAGTAAACCATCGGAAAACAGCAGATAGCCTCCAGAAAGTGATTATCTGGCCTacaggaaacataaataatagagaaacatttgttttctaTTGCACTGGGAAACACACAATATATTAgtaagataaaaaagaaaattatttttaaatgcacaaaGATTGACTCGGatattcacataaaaacaaattgttCAGGGTAAACTTTAGGCTTgtagcatttgtttttttccctctactAAACATTTTCTATGAAATTTTCTACCTCTTCTTGATGTTGAAAAATGCTATACAATAAACTTTGCCTTATGGTTTGTATATGTGCTTTGCTAGGACAAGGAAATGGAAAATAACTAACTATTAAAAAAGCATACATCTTATAAATTAAGTATAATTTGACAATTGAAATCTCTGTCAGGTTTGGAAAATGATTTGTTGCTAAATTCATACATAGCAACAGTCCCAAaactttagggctgcaactaacaattattttcactattgattaatctgtcagttattttcttgattaatcacttAGTCATTTGgtccaaaaaatgtcagaaaatggtgaaaaatgttgatcactgtttcccaaagccttGTTTTGAATgccaaatatcttgttttgtccagaacccaaagatgttttatttactaTCATCGAGGACTGAAGAAACCAAAGAATATTCACACTTAAGAAGCTTGAAActgagaattttagcatttctttttaaaaaaattactcaaaacaagtaatcaattatcagaatagttgccgatgaattttctgtcaattgactaatcaattaatcgactaattgttgcagctctacaaaacTTTCAGGCTTAGTATACACTAAACACAGTGAAAACTACTATATAGCTGCTTTAGGGACGTGAGTGGTTACTGTGTGATGATGTGCAACAGTAAGTATCAGGGCCTCAGGAGCCTCTGTGGTAGTTTAACTCCCTGGTTAGTGTGTTTTCAGGCTGAGAGATGAAGCCGTCTGGTGCTGAACGCACTCAGAGAGATTTAGTTGCTTTATTACCGCCTGTCCTCAACCAATAACCCCCCGCTGACAGAACTTTACTTTATGCATCTGCCCAGTCCTTCCGACTAGAGACCCAAGGCTGTCGTAAGTGCTTGAATTTCGTATCCAAGCGTGTGggtgtttatatttgtgtgtgtgtgacagcaataggaaggaaaggagggagagaaagagagagagctgcacggagagagagagtttattGTTATGTGCGTGTTGCTATGAGAGTCCTGAGAGCATGCATGTGGAGGCTGAAAAGGGACACATCAGGGCTGTTGATGAAAGCCTGTTCGGTGTTCCCCAAAGAAATcattctctccatctttttctcCCCTTGTAGCAATATATATCACTCCAGTTCAAGGCAAAGCAAGTTGCTATGGTTACTGTCTGGAGCTACGGAGCGCTTATTTTCTTTGTCGCTCAAAACACACCGTCACTATGAGCGGCAGCGGTAACCTAACATCAGGACTGACAATGAAATCCCACCTCCACAGCCTTGTCCTGAGTGCTCGGCTGACGTGAGCTTTTAGCATACATAATGTATCCCAGCGTGAAATGGTGAGTGATAGAGAAAGATagaaatgatgtgtgtgtgtgtgttaaggtgAACTCACGGGTTATCCAGTAGCAAGACAATCGGGTTGAGTTCTTTCCTGGGTCTGTAATAAGCTCTGAGGGGCACGATAAAGTTATAGAGACCGTTCCCTGCAGTCTCAGCGGAAACAATGATGAGCTTGTTTTTAAAACCGTAAGCCTTCGCATCCTCAAAGCTGTTGTGCCTGCAACCCTGCACAGgggaaacaaaaacaggtaTTTTAGGTTTGCTATTATGAAGTGAAGGACAgtgagaggaggggaggaatgGCAGGAATGATGGAGGCTGTAAGTAATTGAGTGACTAAGTTGAAGGATCAGCGACTGCCCACCTGGTCCAGTCGTAGGCAGCAGAACGGGGCTTTCTCAGCCAACAGATGGCACAAGGTGGGCGAGCTCCCAATGTACGGAGAGTTAGGGGGATAACCTTTCACATACCTGGCAACAAATCCAAAAAGTgcaaatgacacatttttttttaaacatactgtGTTCATCTTGGAAGAAAATGATCACGTTCTGTTGTTGTAATTTTCATCTTCTAACAGAAATGATCCCACAGTGTATTCAAGTTAAGCTGCACGCTGGATAAAGCAATCACAGAAATATCACAGGTactgttaatatttttcatattaacattttacacatgtaaaagtagcaataccacaatgcaAAATTAAAAGTGCTCATAATGCAGAAAAAAGGCCCACTGTGAAGGTTATATGATTATAAATTGAATTGTTGGATTATATTAATGATGCACATTAATAAGTAGCATGTTACTGTTGAGAGATAATTTTGACCActttactgtttatatatatatatatatatatataaacagtaaagtggtatatatatatatatgtgtgtgtgtgtatatatatataaaatatagcaCACAATATAATCAGGAATTATGTATGCAAAATACAGTATGCTCTGTATGTAGTGGattagaaagtacaatatttccctctgatcTGTAAGGGAATAAAagtatatatcatatatataataaagtAACAGAAGGACAAAAACCTCTAAATTGTACTTATTGAGTGAATATACTTTTTTAGTGATACATACAAACAAGCTATCTATAATTTCAGGGTCATTAACATGAGGAGACTAATAAGAGACTATTGCTCAAAGTAATCATAAACTACTTTTGTAGTTTAACTTAAATAAGTAGTTTTGAGCACAAGCAATCCAACTTCTACCTTCTGAGTAATATTTAAGTTAGGTAACATCTGTAGTACTTTAGTACTGCTgcatataacattttttttaaattatggcCTGTGTTGTTTGCCCTGCCGTGTTGTGGTTAGGTTTAAAAGGTATAGGTAAGAAGTCTCTATTGAGGATCCTTAAATAAACACCACCGCAACATattatacataaacacacacacacagaaagagactTCTTACTCAGTAGACGAGTGGCCTTTCTCATCTATGAAGACGGAGTCATCCTCTGATTGGTCACTAAGGAGGTCACATGGCAGGATTGAGGAGGAGTCCGCAATCTCCTGAACTGGAGCGATGCTCGGCCGGCGGCTCCCTGTCCCATTTACTGTAGGTGGGACCAGTTTATCACTTGAGACGTCAGGTGGACTCGTATTCTGAAGATCCATGGCAACAGTGCCTGAAAAATACATTGAAGTGAGctttaaaacacagacaaagtCTCCTAAATTTatatcctcatcttcatcacactCTACTTCCTCTTACCCATGCTAGCAATGATGCTGTGCACAGGAAGCTGTGAGGGTCCATCATAGATTCCCCCCACAGGACgccccttcctctcctcctggtTGAAGATGAAGGCTGAGTTCTCCTCCTTGGTGATGTTGATGTAGTAGCAGGTGTCTGTGGCAGCCATGATGTGGTGTGGACCAGGGTTCAGCAGAATGCTCTTGTTGTCCTCCCTCTTTATACCGATCAAACACACGCCATACCTGGACATCACATACATGTAGTTAGCATATACTTGAAGCAAATATCTGCCGACAGAATCTTGTCATTACATTATTTAAAGCTGTAAAAATCCAGGACTTCATAGCTGAGAATTGATACTTGGggtttaaagaaatagttcaacatttttggataTATACTTATtgactttcttgctgagagttagatgagaagacctCTTTGATATCTGTCCGAtcaatatgaagctggagccagcagccagttagctcaGCTTAGCACAAATATATGAGACaggggggaacagctagcctggctctgtcctaAGGTAAAAAATCTGGCCAAGAAATAATTCAACACATAaccccctgtaaaaccacatgttgttgtttttatggatTAATCAAAGAAGATATAATGTCTTAATTAGTGAGTTTAGAGGTGCCAATTTTGTAACTTTCAtacagagccaagctagctgtttccccatttTAAGTCTTTATGCTGAGCTATGCTAACCGGCcgctggctgtagcttcataatgaatggacagatatgagtggcattgattttctcatctaactcatggcaaataagcaaataagcgaatttcccaaaatgttaaacaattTCTTTAAACAGCTACACAAGTGTCTGGGCCTGCAATACGTATTCAAAGGCTGTATCAGTGAGCTGaaaaaattctttttttctttttggatttatttatcTTTACGAAATTCATATTAaactagacaaaaaaaaataaaagtgcttTGTTCCAGTATTTGACTGTACAGGACTATACAAGATGATACCAgatcaaacagacaaaatatgtaaatgttttgctATATTTTCAACTTTTCAGCATCTGAAAGAGATGCTTTAGCTTACATGTCAACTCACTTCTTGTGAGCATGAAAGGAAGCATATGTGAAGCTTTTGCCATTATACTCTCCAAAGAACTTGCTGTCACACAGTCGGATGTGGTAGACCTCGTTGCCGGAGCAACATCCATACATCCTCTGCCACTGCTCCGGAGACTGTTGTCCTTCTCTGCATGAAtccagtgacaaaaaaaaacaatcaaacacacagctgatcTATAAACAATATACCTTGAAAGTCAGAAATTTACCACATATCTGTTTGTAATTGATCATTATTGTCATTTGCAACAGGAGAACACTACATCTTCTCTCTCCACATCCCTCCAGACCCTCGAGGTCACTCTGGGTCTCCTGGGTTCTCTGGGGAAAGCAGACACTTCATCCATATGTCAGTCGACTCGACTATAATATGCCCTTTGTAATGACTTCCGGTAATTACTGTAATTGCTCGAGCGCTTTTGAGTTTAGTGGGCAACAGGAGACTCTCAGAATAACCTCAAGGTAGAAGTTTACGTACTTTCCTCTGAATacttattaatattaacataAGATGACAAATTCTATTTCACACTCTGTGGCTTCTCGGtttaaaaggcaaaataaaGTGTTCATCATTATCTCCTGGTCTCACTGAACATCCTTACTGAGTTGCGTGTCTCTAAAATCATCTCATACACTCAAAGACGCCCACACAtgcaatcatacacacacacacacacacgaacgcACTTCCTAATACATAGTCAGACGACTATAatacacattcatatacacTTTTATAGCTAATGTGGCCATGTGCAATCTCACAGACTGAACACATTTGTTtaaccaaaaacacacaagatttGTCGGGAACACGGCATTGATTCCCCTCTAATGTGGTTTCCCTAAGCCACTGACATCAGCTTTTAAAAGTGATCTGTTTGCATGCTgtgaaaaataattttccaCCGCAGAGCTTAACAGAGGACATATCCTCAAAAAATCCATTTAGGTGCCTCCTGTTCTCTTTCTGTTTAATGGACTCACTTTACTTCCTGCCGTGCTCCACAATGAACTTTTGTCTTTGGGGGCTTATTCACCTCTCTGTGCCAGTTCCATGGAAGCTACATAAATCAGCAGCCATGAACATGTGAAGAAATGTGAACTTTGTGATCACATCATAAAGAAATCAAAGAGCCTGAGGGGGCCTTGGGTTTACGTAAGATGACTGACCGTCCACGGGAGGTGTGCACAAGGAGTGTGACCAAGGTGGAGGTGGCAGGACACACGCAGTTGAGAGCCAACATGGCATACTTGAACTCTTCCTCACACACAACGTGATCTGAAAAGGAGCAAATGAGCTGATCAGATGAACTGAAGTGATCCTATAATGTGTTACTCAGAAAATGTGGACAACTAATTTTACAGGATtacttcaacattttggaaaatacatttattctctTTCTCAAATCTGATCATTAAATATATGAAGCTAGAGCTGGGAGtagattagcttagcttagcttagcataaagactgaaaacggTGGGAAACAGCTACAACTACACTTTCCAGCACCTCTGACGCTCTAATTGTATCTCttttgtttaaagtttaaaaatgacaagttgtgtttttatggggAGTAAAGTGCAGTGATTTACTGAAATCTTGTTTCCTAGCAACCTCACAGCCACGGCTAAATATTCAAGAAGTCACTGTGCCCAGAGAGAAATAATTACAACACCTAGCTTAATTTCCCATAAGCCAGAGCTTGttgttgaaacatttctgtttttgtacagattacacaaacaagacacaagtAACAAATGAATAACATTTTGAGGTGTTGGTAGGCCATTatttaactttggacagagccaggctagctgtttcccctgccTTTAAatataagctaagctaatcacatCCAGCCTCTAGCCTCTTATTTAAACTtgaaataactgattttttggccacttggggcaGCGGAAAcaatctgtaaacacaacattttcttatcaccttttaagtttaTATGGTGAACTTATTTGCAAACAGTTGCCGAtgtacacatccagcagatacagagcaacattagcattcatttggagtcgtgcTTCTGGCCATCTGGTGAATGTTTTGCAatgtaagtcaaatattcactctcctttttgctctgtttttggtctccatcatCTCCTGACAAAAATACCTTTCTTTAGCTTCCAAATCCTTCACTATGTTCATTAGCTACAATTGCTAACTTTGTCACATTCTGTTTGGTGATGGGCAGGTAGCAAACAATGggattttagagcttttttttgcacaaaacagcTGTCTTCTACAGTCAAACAGATTATGAGAGcagagagtgaaccaaaatcttggtagagctgaggggaactgcagagtcgggtgataattatGTGTGGCTTCATCACTAGGAGCAACCCCTttcaaacacaagcagtcaaGTGATccaattgttaatataaaaatattgctcATGGCTGCTTTAACAGACAGCTACAAGATTGTTTTCTATTCTCTAATCTAGCTCTCAGCCAGAAAGCAAATGAGCCCTATTTCCCAAAGTGTTTTATCTATTCCTTTCAGGGTTGTGACACATTTCACTGACAGTTCAGAAACTCTCACCTGCAAATTTGACATGGAACTTATTTTCAGGTTTGAGTATCTGAACATAAAGGGGGCAGTTTGGGGCAAAGTCCTTCACCGCCCAGGCTCTCAGGATGGTCTGATGGTCCTGAGAGGAAACAATGAAAggttttgtattttcattttgcatttttaaattaatctcCATTAATTCATTAGTAATTTTATTGCTGACTGGCAGCATTAATGACTTGAGTTTTTGTAAACCAATGAAAGACAAATCATAATTGATAAAGAGTTCCAGCAAACAGTTGAttaattcttgtttttcttaccGCAGCCATGCGATCCACCTCATTACGACTGCTTAGAATGAAACAAGCCTCGGCATCATCCATTCTGCAGCAGCgagacaaataataaaacaaagtcaaagtacgtgaaaaacaaaagcaaattactccattacaaagcagcagtaaaaagaaaaaaaaatacaaacccTGCCACAAGAGTCAGCAAATAAGCACTCAACTGAAATGACATTTGACCAGTCAGAAGAGATGACAGCAACATCCATTGATTCAgtattcattttaacatttccttCATACAGATAGACAAACATATAAAGATCAACTTGAAATGCtccatactgtatatgtgcagtGAGTGTGGAACTGTTTTGCATATGATTAACACAGCCAGGAGAGTGCAGAATGCAAAACAAGTGTGGGAGGATTTGAAACAGTGCCAGATTCAGGATGTAAGCTTGAGATACACCCAGTCCTCTATTTCTAATTGCTCTATCAAAAACCTGCCAAATGTATACAGTGGAATTATGTAACCCAGTAATATTAATATGAGGTGTTCTGGTATAAAAGACGCACACTCAAGTGAAGTATACTTTAtttcgtttgttttttttttactaaaaggttttttttttctttgttgggAGTGTTTCCTTGTGTTCGCTGAGGAAATAGTCAGCCTATGTGGATTAGAAAAAGACTATTATATGTTATTTAAGATACTTTGTCATTGTAGGCATACAACGAAATTATGTTTGGTAACTCTCAGAGACCAACAGCAATAGAAAACAAGATAGAAACAAGATAACAATCTAAAAACAAGGTAATAACAAGGTATTGCACAagttacacatttaaaaacaatacagagaCATGTGAGCATAGAAGTAGTGTCCTCTATCTGTATATGATACATGAAAGGCACTTATGCATGGCAGGTAAACTGTAACAGTGCAGTATAACAGGGATTTGCACAATGAATGAGGTTCTTGTTATGATATTGATTATATGTAGTATGaagatttaaagattttatattacatatgtaatatgtattgtatgtaataAAGTGTTTGAGTGCATTAGCAGCAGCTGGGGATTGGTGGATAGGAGAGGCTAACTTGGTAATATTTACAGTCTTCAGTCCTCAATCCTCAACAGCTatgggagggtggggggtgatGGGGGCTACAGCTCTGAGGAAGAAGCTGTTCTTCATGTGACGTAGGTCTGTCATGTAAAGTTGTTTAGTGCGCTAAAATTAACTGAAATGTTtacaatgtaacaaaaacatgaaccttgGTTTGGCCTTTGGTTCAGACTCTCAAGTGTGAAAAGGCCCTAAGTCTGCCCCCTGTGTGAACACTTCCCAGTCTGTGTTTTCAAAGCAGTCCTGCAGTAGTGAGGTGGCTTCCTCGTTCCACACTTGGACAGATTTAAAAGCTGGTCTTGTTCTACAGATTAGAGGTTTGTAGGATGGAGTCATTCCCAGTGAGATGTGGTCTGATAAACCAAGTTGTGGAGATGGGTCGGCTTCGTATGCTCTTGGGATGTTTGCGTGAACTTGGTCAAGAATATTTTTGTCTCTGGTTGGGGAATTAACATTTTTGTGGTGTTTGGGCAGTATCATCTAAAGTCTCCTGCCAAAATCACAGATCCCTCTGGATGTGCATTCAGCTGGTTATTGATAGTGCTACACAGCTCCTATGCGCTATGCTTTTTAATACTATTGtaagtgttttgctttttattgttcCCTTGTCTCTTCGGGTAATGGGGTACTCCAgcaatttagcattgcacttccataaagttgggggactcaggagagacagatttttaaaaaatgaatggtCAAATCGAAGGACATATTCTTACTTTTAGTTCCtggtatgggtcaagctccaacAATGCTGGATCTTaaatttcccataatgcagcaTAAAAGCCTCCCTACCTTGTAAATGCCCTTATCTTTCAAACTTCATGCCCAGTATGTaacacagagtttaaatttGCAAATGTATAATTTCCAAGGCTAAGCTGAGATAACCCCATACTGTAAAGGCttttgagatgtgtgtgtgtgtgagtgtgtatgtgagagagagagagagagagatcaggcaacagaaataaacttgacttgacataCAGAGTGATAACAGTAATCAAAACTGTACCATCATGACACAAATGTATTACAGGGTTTTCAATCTCTCATCAATGCTACAAATTTCCATGTGATCTTATTCATAAAACTTTCATGACTCAAACTTATTTGATGAATGTGAGACAGATCATGGTTGCTTTCCTCAGAGAAAGCTATCCATTTAAAAACTGAGCCTCAAAAGAAATGGGTATAGCTTGAATGAGTAATTACA from Thunnus maccoyii chromosome 19, fThuMac1.1, whole genome shotgun sequence includes these protein-coding regions:
- the kcnt1a gene encoding potassium channel subfamily T member 2 isoform X3, with translation MTLPAGNEAAELTRWVSRNNASTRSSDSRAIMAWESNCRPSSSPAPLQTNSNSSGVILDISTLKMEQQESEVPPLPPRFRFRDLLLGDQSFQNDDRVQVEFYVNENTFKERLKLFFIKNQRSSLRIRVFNFSLKLLTCLLYIIRVVTDNPGQSAIASPSAGQQNAPSGNNKCVDCQWNGSVQDREINWELIFWVDRKVPVWAIQVIVAIISFLETMLLMYLSYKGNIWEQIFQVSYLLEMINTVPFIITIFWPSIRNIFIPVFLNCWLAKCALENMINDVHRAIQRTNSAMFNQVLILICTLLCLVFTGTCGIQHLERAGKNLSLFNSFYFCIVTFSTVGFGDVTPRIWPSQLLVVIMICVALVVLPLQFEELIYLWMERQKSGGNYSRHRAQTEKHVVLCVSALKIDLLMDFLNEFYAHPRLQDYYVVILCPSEMDLQVRRVLQIPLWSQRVIYLQGSVLKDQDLLRAKMDDAEACFILSSRNEVDRMAADHQTILRAWAVKDFAPNCPLYVQILKPENKFHVKFADHVVCEEEFKYAMLALNCVCPATSTLVTLLVHTSRGREVNKPPKTKVHCGARQEVKEGQQSPEQWQRMYGCCSGNEVYHIRLCDSKFFGEYNGKSFTYASFHAHKKYGVCLIGIKREDNKSILLNPGPHHIMAATDTCYYINITKEENSAFIFNQEERKGRPVGGIYDGPSQLPVHSIIASMGTVAMDLQNTSPPDVSSDKLVPPTVNGTGSRRPSIAPVQEIADSSSILPCDLLSDQSEDDSVFIDEKGHSSTEYVKGYPPNSPYIGSSPTLCHLLAEKAPFCCLRLDQGCRHNSFEDAKAYGFKNKLIIVSAETAGNGLYNFIVPLRAYYRPRKELNPIVLLLDNPPDNHFLEAICCFPMVYYMAGTIDNLDSLLQCGIIYADNLVVVDKESTMSAEEDYMADAKTIVNVQTMFRLFPSLSIITELTHPSNMRFMQFRAKDCYSLALSKLEKKERDKGSNLAFMFRLPFAAGRVFSISMLDTLLYQSFVKDYMILIARLLLGLDTTPGSGYLCAMKVTEEDLWISTYGRLFQKLCSSSAEIPIGIYRTESHIFSTSESQVSVSVDECEDTKDRGDESQSNDPSDHPLLRKKSMQWARRLSKKSVRWQGVNRDSSKDHTQRIAQQRLNLYRRSEREELSELVRNRMRHLGLPTSGYEDLTNLTASDVMNRVNLGYLQDEQNDHQNTLSYVLINPSPDTRLELNDIVYLIRSDPLAHVPEEPPVHSSSLKERQESCTDTREDTQL